A segment of the Symmachiella macrocystis genome:
TATGAGCAACTGGCCCGCATTTCCAGCTTGGTGTTCCGGATTTCTCAAAGTGTGGCGAATGGGGATGAGCCGCCTCGTTGGACGTCGCAAACGACACCCGACATCGCAGAGGTGAAAACACTCTACGAAATCACCTCTAAAATCCTCGCAGCGTCGGAGGACGGCTCGTTGGAAATGGGCGGCGTCCAAAAGTTCTTCGTCTCGAACATCCACACCAAATTCGGCAGCATCATCGAGCGGGGGGAACTACGTTCCAATGAACGCCCTTGGTTGATCCGCTCCGCCCAATTTCTGCTGCTCACCGTCTTTTGAGACGTCAACCGCCGTTACTGGGCAGCCTGTGGTTTCGCGGCCATCTCGTGCGCCTGTTTCCAGGTGATGACTTCGATGCCAAGCTTTTTGACCTCTGCGATGACTTCCGGGTCTTGGAAGATCCGGCGGTCGTCGTCTCGCAATTTGTAGCTCCCGGTAATCGCCTCAAGTTCCGGTCCGTCGTAGCCGCAGTGGATGATGATTTCGCTGAGCCCTGGTTTCAGATTGCGAATCACATTCAGGTAATGGGCCTTACGGACTTCGTGCGGGCCGCCTTGATAATACATGGTCACAAAATCCAACACCGGCAGGCCGTTGGACTGCAGCAATTGTTTTTTGGCGTCGAAGTTGTCTTTGAGTCCCGGGTACTGTTTCAAACGTTCGGGAGGAATATTCGCCATGAACAAGACTGGCAAATTGTAGTCGACTCCCAATCGCACATAGATCTCAAACAGGTCGGCCCGCATCAGCAGCGTTCCCATGTGGGTGTCGAGGTGTGACAGCGGAATTCCCATTTCCTTGGCACGGTCGATTTGTGCACGCAGTTCGATTTCGACCTCATCTGCACGCGCATTGGCGACAACTGCTTCGGCGCCGCGATACATGTAACCATCTTCATCCAACAGGCTGGGAACCTTGTTCCGCTCGGCGACCGGCCGCCAACGGTAGTTTTTAAACTCCGAATTGACGGTCAGGTGAATGCCGTAATCTTTGTCTGGGTTTTCGCGGGCATAGGCGGCGAATTCTGGCAACCAAGGGCAGGGGACCATGATGCTTGCCGAGGAGACAATCCCATTCTCCATCGCTTCAATCGTTCCTCGATTGACCGAATGCGACATCCCCGCATCATCAGAATGAATAATCAAATAACGCTTGCCGTTGTTCTCGTCCTCCGCAACAGCCGCAGTGATGCTGCACGCTAACACGCAGCAGATCGCTAGAATTCCTCGGAAACCGTTCATTTCGCCGCACTCCTCACGCGTTGATGATGATCTTTGAAAAATTAAGATTTGTGTTTTGCGCTCGCGTCGTAGTGACACGTCGCGCCGCCATTTTGTGCTGTCGAGTGTTTTCGTCTGAGTCGTATTCGCCCCGCTCAATCCTTGATCGTTTGGATCAATTCACTGGCTTCTGCGGCTGCCGGGGTCTCAGGAAATTCATCAATGATTGTTTGCAACCGTTGTTTTGCTTTCTCCGGGGATCGCTTCATCAAGGATTTGGCCATTCTTAGATCGCCAGCGGCTTTAGCCTCGGCGGTTCGCTGCGGCGTTTCGGGGTCACCTTCGGTAGCGACGGATGCATTATCATTCACCGGACTGGCTTTTCCGTTGGGACCCACCTTAATGTTTGGCAACGTCACATCCGGGTCGGGGGCATCTATGGCATAGACCTGTTGTTTGTCGATCCGCATCAACCGGCATTCCCAGTCGTCCTGGTCGTTCAGGTGCACAAAACATTCCACCGTGTAACGGGGCAAATTCGGTTCCTTGCCTTGAAGGACCCCGAAAGCGGACCACTCTTCCGTCTTGGGGAAATACTTCATCAGCGGATCTCGATAGTCGCCGTTGGCGCGATATTTCTGCTGCACAAATCGCTTGACAAAAAACTCCGCTGCAATCGACGCGTGCTCTTCGGTCCCCACGCGTTCCATCGATTTGAGCTCGACGGAAGCCTTATCGACTCGCTCGGTTTGCGGTTGGTGCCTTGGGTCGATTTTGGGAGGGGCAGGGACGGTCTCTGCGGGTTTCTCGACTTCCTCTTTAGTCCCCAGGCATGCCACCATGCAGGACAACCCGGTAGCCAGTATCAATCCTAAGATGAATCGGTTCATGGTTAGACCTTTCAACATCAGGGCGTCCGCCGTTTCTTTTTGATGATTCGGTTTTTGCAACTAGAAATCAATTTATGACTCCCTATCGTCACGACATTCACAACCTGCTGCAAGGCAGTTTACCCATGGTTTTAAAAAAACGGTGCAACAGCCAGCGCTTTTTCATTCCTCGATGAATCTTGCGGAAAAAAAGTTGTCGTCATCCCGCTGCTGCCTAAAATTCTACTAATTAGCCGCTAGCCATTCGTATCAGATAGATCCTTAGATTATGCCTGTAACGATCATCCCTGACCTGCAACGTGGCGGTTTCATTCTCCATTGCGAACAACGACTGCCTGTCCCGCTGGAGGAGGTCTTCGAATTTTTTTCCGATGCCTGTGCACTGGAGTCGATTACGCCCCCCTGGCTGAATTTCCATGTCGTAACCCCTTCTCCCATCGGAATTACCGCCGGCACCCTAATTGATTACAAGCTCCGCATGCACGGTATTCCGATGCGGTGGCAGAGCGAAATCACTGTCTGGGAACCTCCTTTCCGGTTCATAGATTCTCAGCGGAAAGGTCCCTACAAGCACTGGGAACACGAGCATACGTTCCGCACAGACAATGGCGGAACGATTGTGGGAGACACCGTCCACTATTCCGTTCCCGGCGGAGCAATGATTCATCGCCTGTTAGTGAAACGTGACTTGGAACGAATTTTCTCGTACCGACAACAGGCAATCAGTCAACGCTTTGCCAGTGAACTGATCGCAGCCGATTAGCGTGAGTTTTTCGATGCGGCAATGAATCGTGCCAACTTGACGATGTTATCGGAAAAGGTTTGGCTATTGATGCAAGGCGTATTGGCTGGAATGTTGCTGCGATTGCGCTGGCGAGCGGGTTCAATCCAGGCGCCGTTTTCCTTTTGGGCGTCAACAACAGCGGCGGCTCGTTGTTTCAATTTCGCTGACAATCGCGGTGCTTTTTTGAGTTCGGTAAGCGGTTTCGCAGAGCCTGGATGATTGCTGTTTTTTCGTTTGTCATATTCTTTGGCGATCGCGTCCAGGTTATTGCGGGTTTTGAATCCATAATGCGTCGGCATGTCGTCGTCGCTGTACGTCAGCTGATAATCCTTGGTGAAGTACAAGGGCGTGTTGGTCCCGATTTCATAGAACCGTGCTAATCGCCCATCGGACAAGACGCCGGATTGGTAATACGCCAAGGCACGCGGGATCGGCTGAAGAAACTTTGCCTTGCCGGTCCGGTCATACAACCGCAACAGCGTCCGCATCACTCCTTGCGACTCAGCACCGGTGAGCGCGGGAGGTTCGAACTTGCGTGCCCAAGCGGGGTGCATCTCCGCGTCGTATTGTTGTGCCCAACCCGGCTGTGGTTCGGGCAGTTGCGCCAGTAAGATAAAATCACCCGCCCGCTCCGCAGCGGCCATGTATTGGGGGTCATCGTAGATTTCCGCCGCCCGAAACATGAGGTCGACCATGTCCGCGATCGTGTTGTCGTTGAAAGTGTAATAGCTGCGGTAATCGATCGCCGGGTAGGTTCGTGACCACTCATCAGGAAAACTCGCCGATTTGACGGGGAATTTTTCCGAGTCAGGCGCCGCCGAAAACCGTTGCGGCCATGCGCCGATGGGGTATTGCGCATCCAGCAGCGATTGCAGTGCGAACTGCGCGGATTCATGAATCGGTTGATCCTGAAAAATCAGCGCGCGATCAATCCGCATCATAAACCGCAGCGCGGCTTGTGTCGTATTGTCATCCAGAGTCGTCGTATTCCGCGGCGGACGTTTTTTCTTTTTCTGATGCGGTGTTTCATCCGCGTTGGATTTGTCTTGGTCGTCGCTTTGGTTCTTATCGGCGCAGTAAGCGTGCTTTTTGCGATCTTCCGGAGCGAATTCGATTCGGTAGTCCCAGCCGCCTGATTGCAGTTGTCCCTGTACCAAAGCGCGTGCCGTTTCCCGGGCTGCTTCGAGATAATATTTATCGCCGGTCAGTTCGTAAACATCCAAATAGGCTGCCCCGACCGACGGGGTTCCTGGTGGTTGCACCCAAGCGGTTGTTGCGGATGCGGGGACTTCTCCTTCGCGCTCGCTAAAATCCGCCGCATACCGCCATAAGTATCCCCCTTCGATCGACACATGGTCGCGAAAGTATTCCACCCCGCGCCGCAGAGCCTGTTGAGCCTCGTCAACGCTCAAGTCGTCCGCCGTGGCCGTGGAAGGAATCATCACCGCAATCAAGGCAATCACCATCGTAGTTCGCCGCACAGAATCTCACTCCTCAACAAACAAAAACTCGTGTCTCAAATGATTTCAAATGCTGGAAACCCGCGCCCCGGGAGGGCGAAGCTCACGCTGAGCCGCGCACAACAAATTGCGTTCCCCATCCCATACAAAACGCACAACAGAAAATCACGCCAACAGCTCGCGCACGATTTTCCCATGCACGTCCGTCAGCCGGAAATAGCGGCCTTGGAATTTGTACGTCAATTTCTCGTGATCGATCCCTAAGCAATGCAGCATCGTGGCGTGCAAATCGTAGATATGCACCGGGTCGGCGGTGATGTTGTAGCTGTAGTCGTCCGTCTCGCCGAAAGTCAGCCCGCCTTTGATACCGCCGCCGGCCAGCCACATCGAGAAGCAACGGGGATGATGGTCGCGACCGTAATCGTCGGCCGTCAGTTTGCCTTGGCAATAAACCGTGCGGCCAAATTCTCCGCCCCAGACAACGAGAGTATCTTCCAGCAGGCCACGTTGTTTTAAATCCTGAACCAATGCCGCTGACGCTTGATCGGTGGCAGCGCACTGCTTGCCAATATCCCTGGGTAAGTTGAGGTGCTGATCCCAACCACGATGGAACAATTGGATAAACCGCACGCCGCGCTCAGCCAGCCGCCGCGCTAACAAACAGTTCGCGGCGAACGTTCCCGGCTTCTTGGAGTCGGCACCGTAATGCTCAAAAATATGTTGCGGCTCGCTGGAGACATCCGTCAATTCCGGCACCGAGGTCTGCATGCGATAAGCGAGTTCATATTGGGCGATGCGGGTGGCGATTTCGGGATCGCCGAATTCGTTCAGCTTCAGTCGATTCATTTCCGCCAAGTCATCCAGCACACGGCGGCGGGTGGGATCGTCGATTCCTTGTGGATTCGAGAGGAACAACACCGGATCGCCGACGGAGCGGAATTTGACGCCTTGGTACTGCGTGGGCAAAAAGCCGCTGCCCCACAAACGATCGTAGAGGGGCTGTCCGCCATCGCCGGAAACCATCGTCACAAACGCCGGCAAGTCACGATTGTCGCTGCCCAAACCATAAGCCAACCACGATCCCATACTGGGCCGCCCGGCGAGTTCGGCTCCTGTTTGAAAAAACGTAATCGCCGGGTCGTGGTTGACCGCTTTGGTGTTCAGCGAACGGATGATGCAAATATCATCCGCAATCTTCGCTGTGTGCGGCAACAGCTCGCTGATTTCCTGCCCGCTTTCGCCATGTTTGTCGAAACGAAATTTGCTCGGCGCGACCGGAAAGCGGGCTTGCCGCGAGGTCATTCCGGTCAGGCGCTGCCCTTGGCGAATCGAATCGGGTAAATCGGTGCCGCGGAGTTCTCCTAAATTTGGCTTGTGATCGAACAGGTCCATCTGCGAGGGACCGCCCGATTGGAATAAATAGATCACTCGCTTCGCACGCGGGGCGAAATTTGGAAACCCCGGCAATCCCCCTCCGTCGGCCGCTTGCGCAGTGGGGGATTCATTCAGCAGTGATGCTAAAGCCGCCACACCGATGCCGCTGGCGGAACGGCCAAAAAAATGCCGCCGCGTTAATATCGATTTCCAATTGGCCGGAGTCGGCATGAGATCATTCCTGGAACGTGTCGCCGCAAACTCAAAGTAATCCCGCGATCGGTTCGCCAAACGGCAAAATGGATATCGGGCGTCCTCCATAGTCGACGAACTGCTGCGTATAATCAACGCCCAGATGCCGATAAACGGTCGCCAACAAATCTTGCGGCGAATGCGGCGACTCGACCGGATAGGCAGCCTTGCTGTCAGTGGCTCCGATAACGCGCCCCATTTGCAAATCGCCGCCCGAAATCAACGCCGAATAGGCATTGGGCCAATGATCGCGGCCGACGGAGTCATTCGGTGTTCCCTTGCGAATCCGTGGTGTGCGACCAAATTCGCCGACCACCACAACCAGAATCCGGCGATTCAACCCGCGGTCCCAAATGTCTTCGATCATTGTCGTCAACGCCTGATCCAGATAGGGCAAGCGTGTCCGCATGAAGGTCGCAAAATGTCCCGGGCGGCCGGCATTGCCGGGATGGTCGTCCCAGTTCGTGAATTCGTCGCCCCGCTTTGGCGAGTTCATCATCAGGCTCACGACCCCCGTCCCCGCTTCGGCCAAACGCCGCGCTAGCAAAAACGATTGCCCCCACATATTGCGGCCATATCGATCGCGAAGCTTGTCGGGTTCCTGGTTGATATCGAACGCATCGGCCACTTGCGGAGTGGTCAGCATATTGAAGGCGTGTTGGCGAAACGCGTTCGTCCCAGCCAGCGCCTCGTTGAGATCCAAGTCGCTACGAAATCGATCAAACTGCGCCAGTAGTGCCTTGCGGTCATCCAGTCCCCGCTCTTGGAGTTGCGGCGCGATCTTCAATTCGGGCGGGGCGTAGTTTTCTGCAGCCGGATTGCCGACCACGAATGGTTGTTGCGCAACACCCAAGTACGTCGGACGTGTGAAATAAAACGAAGAGGGGGTTGCCACATATTGCGGCATCCCCGACCGATGCCCGCCTCGCACGCGGCTGACAATGCTGCCAATGTCGGGATGTTCGCTTTTGGATTGCGACGTAGGATCAAGAACCGCCGGCCGTTTCCCGGTGCAAACAATAATGCCCCCATCGCTGTGAATCCCGACATCATGGTTCAGCGAGCGGACAATTGAAAACTTATCCGCGATCTTCGCCTGTAGCGGAAAGTGTTCGCAGATATCCATTCCGGGTACTGACGTGGAAATCGGCGAGAAGACGCTGCGTGTTTCCACCGGTGCGTGCGGCTTGAGGTCGTAGGTTTCCAGTTGCGACGGACCGCCGTGCAGATAGCACAAAATGACCGACGTGTCGCTGCTCAGCGTTCCCGCCGCCGCGCGCCCGGCGGCAATGTCGAATAACGTCGCTCCCCCCAGCGCAAACGACCCGATCCGCAGGAATTCGCGGCGATTGACCGGACCGGGGCATCGAGCAGGGACCATACAAAAATCCTGGTGAAATTCGGGATTCTGCAAACAAACGACGCTAACATCCTACCGTATGACAATAAACATCGGCAACCCTTTATGGGTTTTGGGGCCCCTGGGGTTACTCGCGTTCGCACGGCATGAGACGTTATACTCTTGCTCTCGTAGGTCATGCTGTGCATGACGTTGCTATAACTAACGCTCAACGCTGCCCGATTCGTCATGCACGGCATGACCGACTCATACATTTACGACATGATGAAGGCGCAACAACCTATGAAATACTCACGACGCGGATGGATCGCGCTGTTGACGACGCTGGTCGTGACGTCCGTCGGGGGGTACGCTGCCGGGTGGTTTACACCAAATGAAACCACGATCACGGAATTGGCGCCCGGCGTCTTTTTCCGTAAATCGCAAACCGAACCGGTCTTTCTGGGCTGCAATCAGGGTTGGGTCGAATTCAAGGACTTCGTGTTGGTCATCGATGCCAACTTCCCCAATCAGGCTGCCGAAGTGGCGAAGTTGATTAAAAAACATACGGGCAAACCGATCCGTTACGTCTTCGACACGCACTACCATGGCGATCATGCGGACGGCAACATGATCTACACCGCCCAGGGAGCGACTGCCATCGCCTCAGAGAATAGCCAACTGTTATTCGACACCAAGGGCCTCGACGGATTTCGCAAGTCGCAACAAAGCAAGCCCGAGGAATACGGCCCGCTCAACTACGAAAAACCTTCGTTACTGTTCCCCCGTGAAATGGTGATTGACGACGGCACACAGCGGGTGGAATTGTTGCATTTCGGCCATGCCCACACCGCCGGCGATGCGGTTGCCTGGTTGCCGAAACAGGGGATCTTGTTCAGTGGTGATGCCGTCGTAAACGGAGCCTTCAATTACACCGGCGATAGCAACACAGCCAGTTGGGTCGGCGTGCTCACGGAAATCCAAACGCTCCCCATCAAAACCGTCGCCCCCGGCCACGGGGAAGTGGGTGACGAAAAACTGGTGCCGCTGCAAAAACGTTACTTCGTTGAATTGCGAGAAACCATCCAGCAGGCGATCGACGATGGCAAATCGCTGGATGAGATCAA
Coding sequences within it:
- a CDS encoding polysaccharide deacetylase family protein — protein: MNGFRGILAICCVLACSITAAVAEDENNGKRYLIIHSDDAGMSHSVNRGTIEAMENGIVSSASIMVPCPWLPEFAAYARENPDKDYGIHLTVNSEFKNYRWRPVAERNKVPSLLDEDGYMYRGAEAVVANARADEVEIELRAQIDRAKEMGIPLSHLDTHMGTLLMRADLFEIYVRLGVDYNLPVLFMANIPPERLKQYPGLKDNFDAKKQLLQSNGLPVLDFVTMYYQGGPHEVRKAHYLNVIRNLKPGLSEIIIHCGYDGPELEAITGSYKLRDDDRRIFQDPEVIAEVKKLGIEVITWKQAHEMAAKPQAAQ
- a CDS encoding tetratricopeptide repeat protein is translated as MNRFILGLILATGLSCMVACLGTKEEVEKPAETVPAPPKIDPRHQPQTERVDKASVELKSMERVGTEEHASIAAEFFVKRFVQQKYRANGDYRDPLMKYFPKTEEWSAFGVLQGKEPNLPRYTVECFVHLNDQDDWECRLMRIDKQQVYAIDAPDPDVTLPNIKVGPNGKASPVNDNASVATEGDPETPQRTAEAKAAGDLRMAKSLMKRSPEKAKQRLQTIIDEFPETPAAAEASELIQTIKD
- a CDS encoding SRPBCC family protein — protein: MPVTIIPDLQRGGFILHCEQRLPVPLEEVFEFFSDACALESITPPWLNFHVVTPSPIGITAGTLIDYKLRMHGIPMRWQSEITVWEPPFRFIDSQRKGPYKHWEHEHTFRTDNGGTIVGDTVHYSVPGGAMIHRLLVKRDLERIFSYRQQAISQRFASELIAAD
- a CDS encoding pectate lyase, producing the protein MRRTTMVIALIAVMIPSTATADDLSVDEAQQALRRGVEYFRDHVSIEGGYLWRYAADFSEREGEVPASATTAWVQPPGTPSVGAAYLDVYELTGDKYYLEAARETARALVQGQLQSGGWDYRIEFAPEDRKKHAYCADKNQSDDQDKSNADETPHQKKKKRPPRNTTTLDDNTTQAALRFMMRIDRALIFQDQPIHESAQFALQSLLDAQYPIGAWPQRFSAAPDSEKFPVKSASFPDEWSRTYPAIDYRSYYTFNDNTIADMVDLMFRAAEIYDDPQYMAAAERAGDFILLAQLPEPQPGWAQQYDAEMHPAWARKFEPPALTGAESQGVMRTLLRLYDRTGKAKFLQPIPRALAYYQSGVLSDGRLARFYEIGTNTPLYFTKDYQLTYSDDDMPTHYGFKTRNNLDAIAKEYDKRKNSNHPGSAKPLTELKKAPRLSAKLKQRAAAVVDAQKENGAWIEPARQRNRSNIPANTPCINSQTFSDNIVKLARFIAASKNSR
- a CDS encoding DUF1501 domain-containing protein, which codes for MPTPANWKSILTRRHFFGRSASGIGVAALASLLNESPTAQAADGGGLPGFPNFAPRAKRVIYLFQSGGPSQMDLFDHKPNLGELRGTDLPDSIRQGQRLTGMTSRQARFPVAPSKFRFDKHGESGQEISELLPHTAKIADDICIIRSLNTKAVNHDPAITFFQTGAELAGRPSMGSWLAYGLGSDNRDLPAFVTMVSGDGGQPLYDRLWGSGFLPTQYQGVKFRSVGDPVLFLSNPQGIDDPTRRRVLDDLAEMNRLKLNEFGDPEIATRIAQYELAYRMQTSVPELTDVSSEPQHIFEHYGADSKKPGTFAANCLLARRLAERGVRFIQLFHRGWDQHLNLPRDIGKQCAATDQASAALVQDLKQRGLLEDTLVVWGGEFGRTVYCQGKLTADDYGRDHHPRCFSMWLAGGGIKGGLTFGETDDYSYNITADPVHIYDLHATMLHCLGIDHEKLTYKFQGRYFRLTDVHGKIVRELLA
- a CDS encoding DUF1501 domain-containing protein, which gives rise to MVPARCPGPVNRREFLRIGSFALGGATLFDIAAGRAAAGTLSSDTSVILCYLHGGPSQLETYDLKPHAPVETRSVFSPISTSVPGMDICEHFPLQAKIADKFSIVRSLNHDVGIHSDGGIIVCTGKRPAVLDPTSQSKSEHPDIGSIVSRVRGGHRSGMPQYVATPSSFYFTRPTYLGVAQQPFVVGNPAAENYAPPELKIAPQLQERGLDDRKALLAQFDRFRSDLDLNEALAGTNAFRQHAFNMLTTPQVADAFDINQEPDKLRDRYGRNMWGQSFLLARRLAEAGTGVVSLMMNSPKRGDEFTNWDDHPGNAGRPGHFATFMRTRLPYLDQALTTMIEDIWDRGLNRRILVVVVGEFGRTPRIRKGTPNDSVGRDHWPNAYSALISGGDLQMGRVIGATDSKAAYPVESPHSPQDLLATVYRHLGVDYTQQFVDYGGRPISILPFGEPIAGLL
- a CDS encoding MBL fold metallo-hydrolase: MKYSRRGWIALLTTLVVTSVGGYAAGWFTPNETTITELAPGVFFRKSQTEPVFLGCNQGWVEFKDFVLVIDANFPNQAAEVAKLIKKHTGKPIRYVFDTHYHGDHADGNMIYTAQGATAIASENSQLLFDTKGLDGFRKSQQSKPEEYGPLNYEKPSLLFPREMVIDDGTQRVELLHFGHAHTAGDAVAWLPKQGILFSGDAVVNGAFNYTGDSNTASWVGVLTEIQTLPIKTVAPGHGEVGDEKLVPLQKRYFVELRETIQQAIDDGKSLDEIKADIDLPFYQEWTGVDVKERTENIEFVYSELTSR